Proteins encoded within one genomic window of Deltaproteobacteria bacterium:
- a CDS encoding extracellular solute-binding protein translates to MKTLNFILLAVLLFPGSVWPQARKSVDELVSYMGADREQMLYAGAKAEGKVVWYTSLAGGSYKALVTAFEKKYPGVNVDAFRASGSDLTVKLEEEAKARRNIADTIETTEGNLMFMRDGKLLRPYNSPHLKSYPEDAREPAGKGLIYWALARESYIGFMYNKSLVLKSGAPKSFDVLMNPELKGRMGISIGETSDKVIGAMIRTKGEEFVNKLKAQEIKLYSIDAPALVNVIASGEIVASPAIFQTHTLLAASKGAPLEWVPMEIVPTNVGSAALAANPPHPHGALLMADFLLSPDGQAILEKFYYGSATRDQGFKKWRPERGLAVDKYEKDLLHWEKLLKVITRK, encoded by the coding sequence ATGAAAACTCTCAACTTCATCCTGTTGGCTGTCTTGCTCTTCCCAGGCAGCGTCTGGCCCCAGGCGCGCAAGTCCGTCGACGAGCTGGTTAGCTACATGGGCGCCGACCGCGAGCAGATGCTCTATGCCGGCGCCAAGGCGGAGGGCAAAGTGGTTTGGTACACATCTTTGGCCGGCGGCTCCTACAAAGCGCTGGTGACCGCTTTCGAGAAAAAATATCCGGGTGTCAACGTCGATGCCTTCCGTGCCTCAGGGAGCGATCTCACCGTGAAGCTCGAAGAAGAGGCCAAGGCCCGGCGCAACATCGCCGACACCATTGAAACCACCGAGGGCAACCTCATGTTCATGCGCGACGGCAAGCTGCTCCGGCCTTACAACTCGCCTCATCTCAAGTCCTATCCGGAAGACGCCAGGGAGCCGGCCGGCAAAGGGCTCATCTATTGGGCGCTCGCGCGCGAGTCGTACATCGGCTTCATGTACAACAAGAGCCTGGTGCTCAAGAGCGGCGCGCCGAAGAGCTTCGACGTGCTGATGAATCCCGAACTGAAGGGCCGGATGGGTATCAGCATCGGCGAGACCAGCGACAAAGTGATCGGCGCGATGATCCGCACCAAAGGCGAAGAGTTCGTCAACAAGCTCAAGGCGCAGGAGATCAAGCTCTACTCGATCGACGCGCCGGCGCTGGTCAACGTCATAGCCTCCGGCGAGATCGTCGCCTCGCCGGCGATATTCCAAACTCATACGCTGCTCGCGGCATCGAAGGGCGCTCCATTGGAATGGGTGCCGATGGAGATCGTGCCAACCAACGTCGGCAGCGCGGCGCTGGCGGCCAACCCGCCCCATCCGCACGGCGCGCTCTTGATGGCCGATTTTCTGCTCAGTCCCGACGGCCAAGCGATCCTGGAAAAATTCTACTATGGCAGCGCAACCAGGGATCAAGGATTCAAAAAGTGGCGCCCGGAGCGCGGCCTCGCCGTCGACAAGTACGAAAAGGATCTGCTGCATTGGGAGAAGCTGTTAAAAGTGATCACAAGAAAATAA
- a CDS encoding amidohydrolase codes for MTNLRIIDADGHVQERDANWQELLPASLRKHAPSMVQCADGRTHLLLEGKIWAKPSGKGCGIGTAPITRKPRTTTGMWDPVQRIKDMDMEGIDTAVNFGTTVFLSLPFLENNDLACAVAHGYNTWLHQYSQHNPKRLKGVALVAQQEPLEAAKELERCVKELGFVAVAVAGHSAGRNLDHPDLYPFYAKAQELGVPVCCHVGSGRPAAAAERFDNPYFVHATTHAFEQMIGVMCIVGGGILEKFPKLKIAFLEAGAGWVPYWMERLDEHYEYMSPAVPLMKKEPSEYMKSEQVWYSFEPDEHTLNFVMDYVGEDRFVFASDYNHGDSKFPNTVKSVTERKNLTEAQLRKLMCDNAARLYNI; via the coding sequence ATGACCAACCTACGCATCATCGACGCCGACGGCCACGTCCAGGAGCGCGATGCCAACTGGCAAGAGCTCTTGCCCGCCTCCCTGCGAAAACATGCGCCGAGCATGGTGCAGTGCGCCGATGGGCGCACGCATTTATTGCTCGAAGGGAAAATCTGGGCCAAGCCGAGCGGCAAGGGCTGCGGCATCGGCACCGCGCCGATCACGCGCAAGCCGCGCACCACCACCGGCATGTGGGACCCGGTGCAGCGTATCAAAGACATGGACATGGAAGGCATCGACACCGCGGTCAACTTCGGCACCACGGTGTTTTTGAGCCTGCCGTTTCTCGAAAACAACGATCTGGCTTGCGCGGTCGCGCACGGCTACAACACCTGGCTGCACCAATACTCGCAACACAATCCCAAACGCTTGAAAGGCGTTGCGCTGGTCGCGCAACAAGAACCGCTCGAAGCGGCCAAAGAACTTGAACGCTGCGTCAAAGAACTCGGCTTTGTCGCCGTCGCAGTCGCGGGCCATTCCGCCGGACGAAATCTCGATCACCCCGATCTCTATCCCTTCTACGCCAAAGCCCAAGAGCTCGGCGTGCCGGTGTGCTGCCACGTCGGCTCCGGCCGACCGGCGGCAGCCGCGGAGCGATTCGACAACCCCTATTTCGTCCACGCGACGACCCATGCCTTCGAGCAGATGATCGGCGTCATGTGCATCGTCGGCGGCGGCATTCTCGAAAAATTTCCCAAGCTGAAAATCGCCTTCTTAGAAGCCGGCGCCGGCTGGGTGCCCTACTGGATGGAACGATTGGACGAGCATTACGAGTACATGTCTCCTGCCGTGCCACTGATGAAAAAAGAGCCGAGCGAATACATGAAGAGCGAGCAGGTTTGGTATTCGTTCGAGCCCGATGAACACACGCTCAATTTCGTCATGGACTACGTCGGCGAAGACCGGTTCGTCTTCGCGTCGGATTACAATCACGGCGACAGCAAATTTCCCAATACCGTTAAGTCAGTTACCGAGCGCAAGAATTTGACCGAGGCGCAGTTGCGCAAGTTGATGTGCGACAACGCGGCAAGGCTGTATAACATCTGA
- a CDS encoding ABC transporter substrate-binding protein, protein MAILSIIKARIVVLTAWTVACCLLPVASSAQLKKIRWGVTSISASQWIPWIAKDARIYDKHGLEVELILLRGSGQSSQAILGGSIFAAPVALPTVINAVLGGADLVNVAHPVPGVQSKLLVKPEIKRPEDLRGKRIAVSTLGSLGDFLNRYILRKHGMEPGRDVIMFAVGNTPERIQALISGNVEAADLSYPADVQAERLGFRVLWNARNEVTYPSMSVVTRRKLITEDRDTVMRMVKAHVEAIHFLKTNKKPSMKILGKYLKTTERELLEGSYEIYRSDFISVPYPITHGLQATYEYVATQRPEVWKHKPEAFVDASFIAELEKSGFIRNLTAAR, encoded by the coding sequence ATGGCCATCTTAAGCATCATCAAAGCTCGCATCGTCGTTTTGACCGCATGGACTGTTGCCTGCTGCCTGTTGCCTGTTGCCTCTTCAGCGCAGCTGAAGAAAATCCGCTGGGGCGTGACCTCCATTTCGGCCTCCCAGTGGATTCCCTGGATCGCCAAGGACGCGCGCATCTATGACAAGCACGGTCTGGAGGTGGAGCTGATCTTGCTGCGCGGCTCGGGGCAGTCCTCGCAAGCAATCCTCGGCGGCAGCATCTTCGCCGCGCCGGTAGCGCTGCCGACGGTGATCAACGCGGTTCTGGGCGGCGCCGATCTAGTCAACGTGGCCCACCCCGTGCCTGGCGTGCAGAGCAAGCTCCTGGTCAAGCCGGAGATCAAGCGGCCGGAGGACTTGCGCGGCAAAAGAATCGCCGTGTCGACGCTCGGCTCGCTCGGCGATTTTCTCAACCGCTATATCCTCCGCAAGCACGGCATGGAACCCGGCCGAGACGTGATCATGTTTGCCGTGGGCAACACGCCCGAGCGGATCCAGGCCCTGATTTCGGGCAATGTCGAGGCCGCCGATCTTTCCTATCCTGCCGACGTGCAAGCCGAGCGATTGGGCTTCAGAGTTTTGTGGAACGCCAGGAACGAGGTCACCTACCCATCCATGTCGGTGGTGACGCGCCGCAAGCTTATCACCGAAGACCGCGACACCGTCATGCGCATGGTCAAGGCGCACGTGGAGGCGATCCATTTTCTCAAGACGAACAAAAAGCCGAGCATGAAGATTCTCGGCAAATATCTCAAAACGACGGAGCGGGAGCTGCTCGAAGGCTCCTATGAGATCTATCGCAGCGATTTCATCTCGGTGCCCTACCCGATCACCCACGGACTGCAGGCGACTTACGAATACGTCGCCACCCAGCGCCCGGAGGTGTGGAAGCACAAACCCGAGGCATTCGTGGATGCGAGCTTTATCGCCGAGTTGGAGAAAAGCGGATTTATCAGGAATCTCACCGCGGCGCGGTGA
- a CDS encoding response regulator, translating into MSQGCVLAVDDEPLNLLILTEALEEAGYDYVTAENGTDALAFLEAEPKKFEAVLLDRMMPDLDGMEVLARMKAHRQLAQVPVILQTACAAKVEIEEGLQAGAYYYLAKPFEYKAAIEVVRAAVADYRRHRRVRDAAAIPVHWLRYLDKGSFSFATLAQARDLAASLANVIDDGEQLAIGLGELFINAVEHGNLGITYEEKSALNARGEWEDEVNRRLTLPENANKRVAVEFERSSAEVSFLIRDQGQGFQWQRFLEIAPERAFDSHGRGIAMAKIMSFDSLEYLGCGNAVLAVVKTAK; encoded by the coding sequence ATGAGTCAGGGATGTGTTCTAGCTGTTGATGACGAGCCGCTGAATTTGTTGATCCTGACCGAAGCCTTGGAAGAGGCCGGCTACGACTATGTCACCGCGGAAAACGGCACCGACGCCTTGGCGTTCTTGGAGGCGGAGCCGAAGAAGTTCGAAGCGGTGCTGCTCGACCGGATGATGCCGGACCTCGATGGCATGGAAGTGTTGGCGCGCATGAAAGCGCACCGACAGCTGGCGCAAGTGCCGGTGATCTTGCAGACCGCCTGTGCCGCCAAAGTAGAAATAGAAGAAGGCTTGCAGGCCGGCGCCTATTACTATTTGGCGAAGCCGTTTGAATACAAAGCGGCCATCGAAGTCGTCAGAGCCGCCGTGGCCGACTACCGGCGCCACCGTAGAGTCCGCGATGCGGCGGCGATTCCGGTGCACTGGCTGCGATATCTCGACAAAGGCAGTTTTTCCTTTGCCACATTGGCGCAAGCGCGCGATTTGGCGGCAAGTCTGGCCAACGTGATCGATGATGGCGAACAGCTGGCCATCGGGCTGGGGGAGCTGTTTATCAACGCCGTCGAGCATGGCAACCTCGGCATCACCTATGAAGAAAAGTCGGCGCTAAACGCGCGCGGCGAGTGGGAAGACGAGGTCAATCGCCGTCTGACGCTGCCGGAAAACGCCAACAAGAGAGTCGCGGTTGAGTTCGAGCGCAGCTCCGCTGAAGTGAGTTTTCTGATCCGCGATCAAGGTCAGGGATTCCAATGGCAGCGATTCCTCGAAATTGCCCCCGAGCGCGCCTTCGACAGCCACGGCCGCGGCATCGCGATGGCAAAGATAATGAGCTTTGACAGTTTGGAATATCTCGGCTGCGGCAACGCGGTGCTGGCGGTGGTGAAGACGGCGAAGTAG
- a CDS encoding PAS domain S-box protein — protein sequence MPGVVFSFRRAPDGATSLPYTGALFKEYFPLLSSDDLAQDATAFFQTMHPDDLPRVYEAIEVSARTLRSAVAQWRIQHPTKGEIWIEAAAVPEPEGDGSILWQGFAQEITTRKQAEKVAQQWAHIFETAAFGMSMSDVRTNTLTRVNPAFARQRGYTVDELIGKPFATLIPTDRHEEMKEVIQRLEDKDHVVFELEHLRKDGSRFPVLFEMTLVRDEKGRPASRVTYAIDISERKATGAALRASEVKFRTVVDQAGDLVALFDEEGRIIDVNQRLIDVLGYGREELLKLYCWEFLSGRTKDEMLSHWHSLKPGQTITREGYNLRKDGTRYPAEARVTRVEIGGRDCFLTLVRDVTERQKMLGALSESEQRFRVFFDSASVGLSQSFAGTGCMARVNPKFCEMVGYSAEELYQLSWDDITHPEDRACNYAEFVKLAGPEGGGFHVEKRFIHKDGHVVWVDVMLNRVVSENGTPEMIIGVAQDITQRKQAALELRESREFLRTVLDILPQRVFWKDREGKFLGANASLMRDLGPLDLIGKTDQEMPWKGKQADFFQACDRRVMESGVQEMNILEPLTLPDGSTRWLSTCKVPLRQPDGEIYGVLGTYMDVTAMKTAETALRESEERHRRIIDTAFDAVISIDGAGDVTGWNGRAEEIFGWSAADAYGRKLSEMIIPQRLREEHEKGLRRYLESRQARVIGRRVELPALRRSGEEFPAEFAVTAFEVDGEPYFTAFLQDITERKLAEKELRKHRNHLEELVAEQTLDLRLAKEAAEAADRAKTQFLANMSHELRTPMHAILSFAKRGEDVALTMTPEKLRGYFSNIATGGSRLLALLNNLLDLSKLEAGSAKFDMAENDLREVVDAVSQEFSQLVAERNIEIAVETISDNTRGWCDCGAMHQVIRNVVSNAFKFSPNGGKIHIALRDGELPVGRRATDTEKCDALAIEISDQGCGIPETELEAVFDKFVQSSKTKSKAGGTGLGLAICREIMNGHCGTIDVRNNPQAGVTFAIKLPRQAREHGARFSRASGAQGAGREL from the coding sequence ATGCCCGGCGTGGTTTTTTCGTTTCGCCGCGCCCCGGATGGCGCGACGAGTTTGCCCTACACCGGTGCGCTCTTCAAAGAGTATTTTCCGTTATTGTCCAGCGACGATCTCGCTCAAGATGCCACGGCGTTTTTCCAAACCATGCACCCCGATGACTTGCCGCGAGTCTACGAAGCTATTGAAGTTTCGGCGCGCACACTGCGGTCGGCGGTAGCGCAATGGCGCATTCAACACCCGACCAAAGGAGAGATTTGGATTGAAGCGGCCGCCGTCCCCGAACCAGAAGGCGATGGCAGCATTCTCTGGCAGGGCTTTGCGCAAGAGATTACGACACGAAAACAGGCCGAGAAAGTTGCGCAGCAGTGGGCCCATATTTTCGAAACGGCGGCTTTCGGGATGTCGATGAGCGATGTGAGGACGAACACATTGACTCGTGTCAATCCCGCCTTTGCGCGCCAGCGTGGCTACACGGTGGATGAGTTAATCGGAAAGCCTTTTGCGACGCTCATTCCAACCGACCGGCACGAAGAAATGAAAGAAGTAATACAGCGGCTCGAAGATAAGGACCATGTGGTTTTCGAGCTCGAGCACTTGCGCAAGGACGGCTCGCGCTTCCCAGTGCTTTTCGAAATGACGCTGGTCAGAGACGAAAAAGGCCGGCCAGCTTCGCGAGTCACCTACGCCATAGATATCTCCGAGAGAAAAGCCACCGGAGCCGCGCTGCGCGCGAGCGAAGTCAAGTTTCGAACCGTTGTCGATCAAGCCGGCGATCTCGTCGCTCTTTTTGACGAGGAAGGGCGAATCATCGACGTCAATCAACGCTTGATCGATGTTCTCGGCTATGGCCGCGAAGAGTTGCTCAAACTGTACTGCTGGGAGTTTTTGAGCGGCCGTACAAAAGATGAGATGTTAAGTCACTGGCACTCACTCAAGCCTGGCCAAACAATTACGCGTGAAGGCTACAACCTGCGCAAGGATGGAACTCGTTATCCCGCCGAGGCGCGTGTTACGCGAGTGGAAATCGGCGGGCGCGATTGTTTCCTCACCTTGGTACGCGACGTCACGGAGAGGCAGAAGATGCTGGGAGCTTTATCTGAAAGCGAGCAGCGCTTCCGTGTTTTCTTCGACTCCGCCAGTGTCGGCCTGAGTCAGTCGTTTGCCGGCACAGGTTGCATGGCACGAGTAAATCCGAAATTTTGCGAGATGGTTGGTTACTCGGCCGAGGAGCTTTACCAATTGAGTTGGGACGACATTACCCATCCGGAGGATCGAGCCTGCAATTACGCAGAATTCGTCAAGTTGGCAGGGCCCGAGGGCGGCGGCTTTCACGTAGAGAAACGGTTCATTCACAAGGACGGCCACGTCGTTTGGGTCGACGTGATGCTCAACCGAGTAGTGTCCGAGAACGGCACGCCGGAGATGATCATCGGTGTGGCGCAGGATATTACGCAACGCAAGCAAGCAGCGCTGGAGCTGCGCGAGTCGCGCGAGTTTCTCCGCACCGTGCTGGATATCTTGCCGCAGCGTGTGTTCTGGAAAGACCGTGAAGGGAAATTTCTCGGCGCCAACGCGTCGTTGATGCGCGATCTCGGCCCGTTAGATTTGATTGGCAAAACCGATCAAGAGATGCCCTGGAAGGGCAAGCAGGCCGACTTTTTCCAAGCCTGCGACCGTCGGGTGATGGAATCGGGCGTACAAGAGATGAATATTCTCGAGCCGCTTACTTTGCCAGATGGAAGCACGCGTTGGCTAAGCACCTGCAAAGTTCCATTGCGCCAACCGGATGGAGAAATCTACGGTGTGCTCGGTACGTACATGGATGTCACCGCGATGAAAACGGCGGAAACAGCGTTGCGTGAAAGCGAAGAGCGGCATCGCCGAATCATTGATACGGCGTTTGACGCAGTGATCTCGATCGACGGCGCCGGTGATGTAACCGGTTGGAACGGGCGGGCGGAAGAGATCTTTGGCTGGAGCGCCGCTGACGCATATGGACGCAAGTTGTCGGAGATGATCATCCCACAGCGCCTGCGCGAAGAGCACGAAAAGGGCCTGCGACGGTACCTGGAGTCGCGCCAAGCGCGGGTCATCGGACGTCGGGTAGAGTTACCGGCGCTGCGCCGCAGCGGTGAGGAGTTTCCCGCTGAATTCGCCGTCACAGCGTTCGAAGTCGATGGCGAACCCTACTTTACGGCGTTTTTGCAGGACATCACCGAGCGTAAACTTGCCGAAAAGGAATTGCGCAAACATCGCAACCACCTTGAGGAGTTAGTCGCGGAGCAAACGCTTGACTTGCGGCTTGCCAAAGAGGCGGCCGAAGCGGCGGACCGCGCCAAGACCCAATTTCTTGCTAACATGTCGCACGAGCTGCGCACGCCGATGCATGCGATCTTGAGCTTTGCCAAACGCGGCGAAGACGTGGCGCTGACCATGACCCCGGAGAAGTTGCGCGGCTACTTTTCCAACATTGCGACCGGCGGGAGCCGGTTGTTGGCGTTGCTCAACAATTTGCTCGATCTTTCCAAGCTGGAAGCGGGCAGCGCCAAATTCGACATGGCAGAAAATGATTTGCGTGAAGTGGTCGACGCCGTATCTCAAGAGTTCTCGCAACTGGTTGCCGAGCGAAATATCGAGATTGCGGTTGAGACAATCTCCGATAACACCCGGGGTTGGTGTGATTGCGGCGCGATGCACCAAGTGATTCGCAACGTCGTGTCCAACGCGTTTAAGTTTTCGCCGAACGGCGGCAAGATACACATCGCTCTACGTGATGGTGAACTGCCGGTCGGACGCCGGGCAACGGATACGGAAAAATGCGACGCGTTGGCTATCGAGATTTCGGACCAAGGCTGCGGCATTCCCGAAACGGAGCTGGAAGCCGTTTTCGACAAGTTCGTGCAATCGAGCAAGACGAAGTCGAAAGCCGGCGGCACGGGACTGGGCCTGGCGATCTGCCGCGAGATCATGAACGGACACTGCGGCACCATCGACGTCAGGAACAATCCGCAAGCGGGTGTGACGTTTGCCATTAAATTGCCGCGGCAAGCGCGGGAGCACGGTGCCAGGTTTTCGCGTGCGAGCGGCGCGCAGGGGGCAGGAAGAGAGCTATGA
- a CDS encoding PAS domain-containing protein — translation MLDKPLQVRAVLNENHFRELVEALPLLVWTAAPDGRCDYVSPQWVAHTGLPAEKQVGWGWQKLVHPEDLEALRAGWRCALENEEIFDGEFRIRGADGFYRWFKSRATPQRDGHSKIVKWFGTNIEIDRQKWQEEALRVRLEADARVKKLPTPCPAWFFRFAAPRMARRVCPTPVRSSKSIFRYCPATISLKMPRRFSKPCTPMTCRESTKLLKFRRAHCGRR, via the coding sequence GTGCTAGACAAACCGCTACAGGTGCGTGCCGTGCTTAACGAAAATCATTTTCGTGAGCTCGTCGAGGCGCTGCCGTTGCTCGTCTGGACGGCCGCGCCGGATGGTCGCTGCGACTATGTCAGTCCGCAGTGGGTCGCGCACACCGGTCTACCGGCAGAAAAACAGGTCGGCTGGGGTTGGCAAAAACTCGTTCATCCCGAAGACCTGGAGGCTTTGCGCGCAGGCTGGCGGTGCGCGCTCGAAAACGAGGAGATCTTCGACGGCGAATTTCGCATCCGCGGCGCGGACGGATTTTACCGCTGGTTCAAGAGCCGGGCCACGCCACAGCGCGACGGCCACAGCAAGATCGTCAAATGGTTCGGCACCAACATCGAGATCGACCGGCAGAAGTGGCAAGAAGAAGCGCTGCGCGTGAGGCTTGAAGCTGACGCGAGGGTGAAAAAATTGCCGACGCCATGCCCGGCGTGGTTTTTTCGTTTCGCCGCGCCCCGGATGGCGCGACGAGTTTGCCCTACACCGGTGCGCTCTTCAAAGAGTATTTTCCGTTATTGTCCAGCGACGATCTCGCTCAAGATGCCACGGCGTTTTTCCAAACCATGCACCCCGATGACTTGCCGCGAGTCTACGAAGCTATTGAAGTTTCGGCGCGCACACTGCGGTCGGCGGTAG
- a CDS encoding response regulator: MPDGALKALVIDDSPTDQLALSQLLTDKLGFAVETADDGMAGLDRLSSQSFDLVFLDLTMPVMSGVEVLSEIRVWSEPRSYRGSSSPATPIAPP; the protein is encoded by the coding sequence ATGCCAGATGGCGCCCTCAAAGCACTCGTCATTGACGACAGCCCCACCGATCAGTTGGCGCTTTCACAACTTTTGACGGACAAGCTCGGTTTTGCCGTCGAAACAGCCGACGATGGTATGGCAGGGCTCGATCGGCTTTCGTCGCAATCTTTCGATCTGGTTTTTCTCGATCTCACGATGCCGGTCATGAGCGGCGTCGAAGTGCTTTCGGAGATCCGCGTTTGGTCCGAACCGCGGAGCTACCGGGGGTCGTCATCTCCGGCAACACCGATCGCGCCACCGTGA
- a CDS encoding Hpt domain-containing protein: MATEQEITGKIQEWVRNCGENFATKLIATYVRDASKRLADIHQAHASGDRALLTRSAHTMKSSSGQVGAMAVSESAKTIELASRAAKFEEAGAVLPALDAEFAVAKKVLEAIGASPSA, translated from the coding sequence ATGGCGACCGAACAGGAGATCACGGGCAAGATCCAAGAGTGGGTCCGCAACTGCGGCGAAAACTTCGCCACAAAGCTGATCGCCACCTATGTGCGCGATGCCAGCAAGCGACTCGCCGACATCCACCAAGCGCACGCCAGCGGCGATCGAGCTCTGCTCACGAGATCGGCCCACACGATGAAGTCGAGCAGCGGCCAGGTAGGGGCCATGGCGGTTTCAGAGTCAGCCAAGACCATCGAGTTGGCGTCGCGCGCGGCAAAGTTTGAGGAGGCTGGCGCAGTGTTGCCGGCGCTGGACGCAGAGTTTGCCGTCGCGAAAAAAGTCCTCGAGGCGATCGGCGCTAGTCCGTCGGCCTAG
- a CDS encoding CoA transferase, producing MAEPNNTDSALGHLRVIELGDIPASYAARQLADLGADVIKVEPPTGDPSRLLAPFAGNIVDRERSLTFMHANTNKRSIALDLANGSDREVLVKLLQSAQLLIEATPLGGLEKHGFSDEKFRNDFPHLVIVSITPFGRTGPYRHYKGSDAIANATGGFLFGQGDDNKGQCTAPSHLAYQMAGTMAAMLSLAGVRHARETGAGQRIDMSLQEALTFCNSSSVARYTRENRFERRPGGKAYGGAGTNIYRCRDGRYVHFTTNMPHMWKEFAQNWMTDKCLAGPEWENPRYRDQHSAEVAKAFAEFIGQFDADDFANQAQARHLAAAPLNTIGQFVNCEQNRERQWLQEIDHPVIGKYKAPGAPMRLSLTPMRVRRPAPLLDQHRKEILAELANATFKPAVTRERARDREPMLQGLRMADLTQQYAGPLGTELLAYYGMEILKIETGTIPSKEREAAVHACMNRGKLGCTLNLRNPQGKELFKQMVAKSDVVVDNFSSGVVERLGFSFDVLQKINPGIVQAVMPGWGLTGPLKSWVAWGWQLLAYTGIMRLWGYPDSPMETRCKIAWPDRVGSVTMAMGVLAALEYKARTGQGQFIEGGMLEAQGAMMGPAILDYTVNGNEWDAMGYREILGECYAPYGVYPCAGEDNWIIIACASDEEWRAMAGLVGSWAADAKFATKEGRKQHRDDLDKKLSEWTRKNTPKQAFRLLQEAGTAAGVPSSGEDLFHDIHLRARGHIVETEAQPWGKITHHGLPALPSLSKADAARPAPWIGANNDEVFGKILGLSKEQIAELQAQEAIK from the coding sequence GTGGCAGAACCTAACAACACAGACAGCGCGCTCGGTCATCTGCGCGTAATCGAGCTGGGCGATATTCCGGCGTCCTATGCAGCGCGGCAGTTGGCCGATCTGGGCGCCGACGTCATCAAAGTCGAGCCGCCTACCGGTGATCCCAGTCGCCTCTTGGCGCCGTTTGCCGGCAACATCGTCGATCGCGAGCGCAGCCTGACGTTCATGCACGCCAACACCAACAAGCGCAGCATCGCGCTTGATTTGGCCAATGGCTCGGACCGCGAGGTGTTGGTCAAACTATTGCAGTCCGCGCAGTTGTTGATCGAAGCGACGCCGCTCGGTGGGTTGGAAAAACATGGCTTTAGCGATGAGAAGTTTCGTAACGACTTTCCCCATCTGGTGATCGTGTCGATCACGCCGTTTGGCCGCACTGGGCCCTATCGCCATTACAAGGGCAGCGATGCCATCGCCAACGCGACTGGTGGGTTTCTCTTCGGTCAGGGCGACGATAACAAGGGCCAATGCACGGCGCCGAGTCATCTTGCCTATCAAATGGCCGGCACCATGGCGGCGATGTTGTCGCTCGCCGGCGTGCGCCACGCGCGCGAGACTGGTGCCGGGCAGCGCATCGACATGTCGCTGCAAGAGGCGCTGACGTTTTGCAACAGCAGCAGCGTGGCGCGCTACACGCGCGAGAACCGCTTCGAGCGACGGCCCGGGGGCAAGGCCTACGGTGGCGCGGGGACGAATATCTATCGCTGCAGGGACGGGCGCTACGTCCACTTCACCACCAACATGCCGCATATGTGGAAGGAGTTCGCGCAAAACTGGATGACCGACAAGTGTCTCGCCGGGCCGGAGTGGGAAAACCCACGTTACCGAGATCAACATTCCGCAGAGGTCGCCAAGGCTTTTGCCGAATTCATCGGCCAGTTTGACGCCGATGATTTCGCTAACCAGGCGCAGGCGCGCCATCTCGCCGCCGCGCCGCTCAACACCATCGGCCAGTTCGTCAACTGCGAGCAGAATCGCGAGCGCCAGTGGCTGCAGGAAATCGATCATCCGGTGATCGGCAAATACAAAGCACCGGGCGCGCCCATGCGCCTGTCACTGACGCCCATGCGCGTGCGCCGCCCGGCGCCGCTGCTCGATCAGCATCGCAAGGAGATTCTTGCCGAGCTTGCAAATGCGACATTCAAACCCGCCGTGACTCGTGAGCGTGCTCGTGATCGGGAACCCATGTTGCAAGGTTTGCGCATGGCCGATCTTACTCAGCAGTACGCTGGACCGTTGGGTACGGAACTGCTCGCCTACTACGGCATGGAGATCTTGAAGATCGAGACCGGCACGATCCCTAGTAAAGAACGTGAAGCGGCGGTGCACGCCTGCATGAACCGCGGCAAACTTGGCTGCACGCTCAACTTGCGCAATCCGCAGGGTAAAGAGCTGTTCAAACAGATGGTCGCCAAGTCGGATGTGGTGGTCGATAATTTTAGCTCCGGTGTTGTCGAGCGGCTCGGTTTCAGCTTCGACGTGCTGCAAAAGATCAATCCTGGCATTGTCCAAGCCGTCATGCCCGGCTGGGGACTTACTGGGCCGCTCAAATCTTGGGTTGCCTGGGGCTGGCAGCTCCTCGCCTATACGGGGATCATGCGCCTCTGGGGCTATCCCGATTCGCCGATGGAAACCCGCTGCAAAATCGCCTGGCCCGACCGCGTCGGGTCGGTGACCATGGCGATGGGTGTGCTCGCTGCGTTGGAATACAAAGCCCGCACCGGCCAAGGTCAGTTCATCGAAGGCGGCATGCTCGAAGCCCAGGGCGCGATGATGGGACCGGCGATTCTCGATTACACCGTCAACGGCAACGAGTGGGACGCCATGGGCTACCGGGAAATTCTTGGCGAGTGCTACGCGCCCTACGGCGTCTATCCCTGCGCGGGTGAAGATAACTGGATCATCATCGCCTGCGCCAGTGACGAAGAGTGGCGCGCGATGGCGGGGCTGGTGGGGAGCTGGGCGGCGGACGCGAAGTTCGCCACGAAAGAAGGGCGCAAGCAACATAGAGACGACCTCGACAAAAAACTTTCCGAGTGGACGCGCAAGAACACGCCCAAGCAAGCCTTTCGTTTGCTGCAGGAGGCTGGCACCGCGGCCGGCGTGCCATCTTCTGGCGAAGATTTGTTTCACGACATTCACCTGCGCGCGCGCGGCCACATTGTCGAGACCGAGGCGCAGCCCTGGGGCAAGATCACCCATCATGGCTTGCCGGCGCTACCGTCGCTGTCAAAAGCGGACGCAGCGCGGCCGGCGCCGTGGATCGGCGCTAACAACGACGAGGTGTTCGGCAAGATCTTGGGGCTGAGTAAAGAACAGATTGCGGAACTTCAGGCGCAAGAGGCGATCAAGTGA